One genomic window of Branchiostoma floridae strain S238N-H82 chromosome 4, Bfl_VNyyK, whole genome shotgun sequence includes the following:
- the LOC118414934 gene encoding dopamine receptor 2-like, whose protein sequence is MNASNVTFPPTGIAAPQGGAGPIVILVLSLFTVFTIAGNLLVIAVVYRDRKLRTVTNYLIVSLAFADLLIGSLVMPFGISLEVTGGEWLFGRLWCDIWHSLDVMGSTASILNLCAISLDRYWAITDPVLYPCRVTVGRARLMIALVWLCSSAISFPAIAWWQAVGDPGSPDHLCLFTSDTTYLATSSCVSFYAPLLIMLFTYYRIYRIAARQRKSLMQGVKVFDADGKDGESFSLRVHRGGGTGRKESLVPYNGAVSNGERLSQAANDKKLRQIKIAKRLQKFTKEHKAAKTLSIVIGVFILCWLPFFVLNIIISACSFQCIDGVDFLYAIFTWLGYVNSGFNPIIYACSSMEFRRAFAKTLCQYCPKGLCKRRNFPGHSVRSALATVTVEMLQGGHNEEMTNSSARRYHRRTTI, encoded by the coding sequence ATGAACGCGAGTAATGTGACGTTCCCGCCGACTGGCATCGCCGCACCTCAGGGTGGTGCCGGGCCGATCGTCATCCTGGTCCTATCCCTGTTCACGGTCTTTACCATCGCCGGAAACCTGCTGGTCATCGCAGTTGTGTACAGGGACAGAAAACTCCGGACAGTTACAAACTACCTCATTGTATCCCTGGCCTTCGCGGACTTACTCATCGGGAGCCTGGTCATGCCCTTCGGCATCTCCCTGGAAGTTACGGGAGGGGAGTGGCTGTTCGGGAGGTTGTGGTGCGACATTTGGCACTCACTGGACGTGATGGGCAGTACGGCGTCCATACTCAACCTCTGTGCAATCTCGCTGGACAGGTACTGGGCCATAACCGATCCGGTGTTGTACCCCTGCCGGGTGACAGTAGGACGAGCCCGTCTGATGATCGCCTTAGTTTGGCTGTGCTCGTCGGCAATCTCCTTCCCAGCCATCGCGTGGTGGCAGGCGGTGGGCGACCCGGGCTCCCCCGACCACCTGTGCCTCTTCACGTCAGACACTACTTACCTAGCCACCTCCTCGTGCGTCTCCTTCTACGCACCTCTCCTCATCATGCTCTTCACCTACTACAGGATTTACAGAATCGCCGCCCGCCAGAGAAAGAGCCTCATGCAGGGTGTGAAAGTGTTCGATGCTGACGGGAAAGACGGGGAGAGTTTTTCCTTACGTGTCCATCGCGGCGGCGGCACCGGGAGGAAAGAGTCGCTGGTGCCCTACAACGGGGCTGTGTCGAACGGCGAAAGACTCTCACAGGCCGCGAACGACAAGAAACTGCGACAGATCAAAATTGCCAAGAGGTTGCAGAAGTTTACAAAAGAACACAAGGCGGCGAAGACACTGTCTATAGTGATCGGCGTCTTCATTCTCTGCTGGCTGCCCTTCTTCGTgctcaacatcatcatcagcgCATGCTCTTTCCAGTGTATCGACGGAGTGGACTTCCTCTACGCGATATTTACCTGGCTCGGCTACGTCAACTCGGGATTCAACCCTATCATCTACGCATGCTCCAGCATGGAGTTCCGTAGGGCGTTTGCTAAAACCCTGTGTCAGTACTGCCCCAAAGGACTGTGCAAGCGCAGAAACTTCCCCGGACATTCTGTCCGGTCGGCCTTGGCCACGGTCACAGTAGAGATGCTCCAAGGTGGTCACAACGAGGAAATGACGAACAGTTCCGCGCGAAGGTACCACCGGAGGACCACCATATGA